A genomic window from Streptomyces sp. HUAS YS2 includes:
- a CDS encoding histone deacetylase: MDDRRLVWYVAYGSNMHAARLRCYLAGGSPPGTDRVYPGCRDASEPVRSAGVVLPGCVYFATESAVWSGGRAFYDPSAPGVAYARAHLVGAGQFGDIVAQEMEREPGTDPDVGLDLDDVVARGRVALGPGRYETLVCAGALDGVPLLTFTAPWNMADVPPLAPSAAYVRHLAAGLHETGTWGPDEIAGYLAGRPGAAGHWAPEQVLALLDPDAAAQA; the protein is encoded by the coding sequence ATGGATGACCGGCGGCTCGTCTGGTACGTGGCGTACGGGTCCAACATGCACGCCGCCCGTCTGCGGTGCTACCTGGCCGGCGGGTCACCGCCGGGGACCGATCGGGTGTATCCCGGCTGCCGGGACGCCTCGGAGCCGGTGCGGTCGGCGGGCGTGGTGCTGCCGGGGTGCGTGTACTTCGCGACCGAGTCGGCCGTGTGGTCGGGCGGGCGGGCGTTCTACGACCCGAGCGCGCCGGGGGTCGCGTACGCGCGGGCGCATCTGGTGGGCGCCGGGCAGTTCGGCGACATCGTGGCCCAGGAGATGGAGCGGGAGCCCGGGACCGACCCCGACGTCGGCCTCGACCTGGACGACGTCGTCGCGCGCGGCCGGGTCGCGCTGGGGCCGGGCCGGTACGAGACGCTGGTGTGCGCCGGGGCGCTCGACGGGGTCCCGCTGCTGACGTTCACCGCGCCGTGGAACATGGCGGACGTGCCGCCGCTGGCGCCGTCCGCCGCGTACGTACGGCATCTCGCCGCCGGGCTGCACGAGACCGGGACCTGGGGGCCGGACGAGATCGCCGGCTACCTCGCCGGCCGCCCCGGGGCCGCGGGCCACTGGGCGCCGGAGCAGGTGCTGGCCCTTCTGGACCCGGACGCCGCGGCGCAGGCCTGA
- a CDS encoding 50S ribosomal protein bL37: MSTRGNKRRARKKKKANHGKRPNA; the protein is encoded by the coding sequence ATGTCCACGCGAGGCAACAAGCGACGCGCACGCAAGAAGAAGAAGGCGAACCACGGCAAGCGCCCCAACGCGTAG
- a CDS encoding TetR/AcrR family transcriptional regulator C-terminal domain-containing protein has protein sequence MPRDTLTKDQIVRTAIELLDSEGLEGLNMRALGQRLDSAATAVYWHVKNKDNLVTLAGDEVWNEIRLPDLDVVDWRTAAASMATDLHGMFSRHPWLVQAFASHLFFGTAKSRLDDHTLAVYEKAGFTGPDADRAAASVFTYVLGNALGAAATASLTRRIERGGGDAEASFAATMKEAAETASRFPRLRARIGSTEYAGSPDESFEFGLDAVLDGLEARLKR, from the coding sequence ATGCCGCGCGACACGCTGACCAAGGACCAGATCGTCAGGACCGCCATCGAGCTCCTGGACTCCGAAGGGCTGGAGGGCCTCAACATGAGGGCTCTGGGGCAGCGCCTCGACTCCGCCGCCACGGCGGTCTACTGGCACGTCAAGAACAAGGACAACCTCGTCACGCTGGCCGGCGACGAGGTCTGGAACGAGATCCGGCTGCCCGACCTGGACGTCGTCGACTGGCGCACGGCGGCCGCCTCGATGGCGACGGACCTGCACGGGATGTTCAGCCGCCACCCCTGGCTGGTGCAGGCCTTCGCGAGCCACCTCTTCTTCGGCACCGCCAAGTCCCGCCTCGACGACCACACCCTCGCCGTCTACGAGAAGGCCGGCTTCACCGGCCCCGACGCGGACCGCGCGGCGGCGAGCGTTTTCACGTACGTCCTCGGCAACGCGCTGGGCGCCGCCGCCACGGCCTCGCTCACCCGCAGGATCGAACGCGGCGGCGGTGACGCGGAGGCGTCGTTCGCGGCGACGATGAAGGAGGCCGCCGAGACGGCCTCCCGCTTCCCGCGGCTGCGCGCCCGGATCGGCTCGACGGAGTACGCCGGTAGCCCCGACGAGTCCTTCGAGTTCGGCCTCGACGCGGTCCTGGACGGCCTGGAGGCGCGCCTGAAGCGCTGA
- a CDS encoding DoxX family protein: MFIGYAVVAVLLTFALSASAFLTFTRNPQVVGSMTKLDVPDSWMPWLATAKIAGALGLLAGLAVPALGGAAAIGVALYFIGALITHLRKKDYEVAPVVVLTLLALVALTLRLLSA; encoded by the coding sequence ATGTTCATCGGCTACGCCGTCGTCGCGGTCCTGCTGACCTTCGCGCTGTCCGCCTCGGCCTTCCTGACCTTCACCAGAAACCCGCAGGTCGTCGGCAGCATGACCAAGCTCGACGTACCGGACTCCTGGATGCCCTGGCTGGCCACCGCGAAGATCGCCGGCGCCCTCGGGCTGCTCGCCGGGCTCGCCGTCCCGGCGCTCGGCGGCGCGGCGGCGATCGGTGTCGCCCTCTACTTCATCGGCGCGCTGATCACCCACCTGCGCAAGAAGGACTACGAGGTCGCCCCGGTGGTCGTGCTGACCCTGCTCGCCCTGGTCGCCCTGACCCTGCGCCTCCTCTCCGCCTGA
- a CDS encoding MarR family winged helix-turn-helix transcriptional regulator produces the protein MAAEPSDRLGFLLSFRGELTGARIRTALGVAGLHPRNAMTLMQLAPGAMSQRDLAAVLEVDPSQLVAILNELEGSGLAERRRDPADRRRHIVEITEAGEAALERVDSAVSEAERELFANLTSEEQDVLRRLLDRVVVERGDHDCSE, from the coding sequence ATGGCTGCTGAACCGTCCGACCGCCTCGGCTTTCTCCTCTCGTTCCGGGGTGAGCTCACCGGCGCCCGTATCCGTACGGCGCTCGGCGTCGCCGGACTGCATCCGAGGAACGCGATGACGCTGATGCAGCTGGCCCCCGGGGCCATGAGCCAGCGGGACCTGGCTGCCGTGTTGGAGGTCGATCCCAGCCAACTGGTGGCGATCCTGAACGAGTTGGAGGGGTCCGGGCTCGCGGAGCGCCGTCGCGACCCGGCCGACCGGCGCCGCCACATCGTGGAGATCACCGAGGCGGGCGAGGCGGCGCTGGAACGGGTCGACAGCGCGGTGAGCGAGGCGGAGCGCGAACTCTTCGCGAACCTCACGTCGGAGGAGCAGGACGTACTGCGCCGCCTCCTCGACCGCGTGGTCGTCGAGCGGGGCGACCACGACTGCAGCGAGTAA
- a CDS encoding histidine phosphatase family protein: protein MTVRLTLVAPAMNTALREARFDDGPLEPAGRAAAAAVAAAGALRTEGARVRVSPSVRCRETADALGLGGAAEPREALAGCAMGRWRGLRLDEVAAAEGPAVAAWLADPAAAPHGGESLRALRERVGAWVERLEPGWVVAVVEPDVLRAVVVHALGLDDAVLWRLDPRPLSVTHLTGRAGRWNLRLGEPLGRG, encoded by the coding sequence ATGACTGTACGGCTCACCCTCGTCGCGCCGGCGATGAACACCGCGCTGCGCGAGGCCCGTTTCGACGACGGGCCACTGGAACCGGCCGGCCGCGCGGCGGCGGCGGCTGTGGCGGCGGCCGGGGCGCTGCGGACCGAGGGCGCGCGGGTGCGCGTCTCGCCGTCGGTGCGGTGCCGCGAGACGGCGGACGCGCTGGGTCTCGGTGGCGCGGCGGAGCCGCGCGAGGCGCTCGCCGGCTGCGCGATGGGCCGTTGGCGCGGGCTGCGGCTCGACGAGGTGGCGGCGGCGGAGGGCCCGGCCGTCGCGGCCTGGCTCGCCGACCCGGCGGCCGCGCCGCACGGCGGCGAGTCCCTGCGGGCCCTGCGCGAACGGGTCGGGGCGTGGGTGGAAAGGCTGGAGCCGGGGTGGGTGGTGGCGGTCGTCGAGCCGGATGTGTTGCGGGCGGTGGTGGTGCATGCGCTGGGGCTGGACGACGCTGTTCTGTGGCGGTTGGATCCGCGGCCGTTGTCCGTGACGCATCTGACGGGGCGAGCCGGGCGGTGGAACCTGCGCCTCGGGGAGCCGCTGGGGAGGGGGTGA
- a CDS encoding LysR family transcriptional regulator, with the protein MERHEIEVFLTLAEELHFRRTSERLGLAQGRVSQTIKKLERRIGVPLFERTSRRVALTPTGQQLRDDLIPVRRQLQRAVDRAMAMGRGITGVLHVGYSSPMVAEILLRAADTFRTRYPDCEIEIQEVQLSDPFGPLRSGRLDLQVTERPVQEPDLTLGPVVLHEPRSLMVPAEHPFARRTSVSVEDLAESTLLAVSGAVPPYWLDHHYPRRTPQGSPVEHGPTFTYWTEVMNLVGLGRGVSPACRTAERYHARPDVAWVPFRDAPPVVYGFVWPASGESARVRAFVDTVCEVTR; encoded by the coding sequence ATGGAGCGACACGAGATCGAGGTGTTCCTGACGCTGGCCGAGGAGCTGCACTTCCGGCGTACCTCCGAGCGGCTCGGTCTGGCCCAGGGACGGGTCAGCCAGACCATCAAGAAGCTGGAACGCCGCATCGGTGTCCCGCTGTTCGAACGCACCAGCCGCCGTGTCGCCCTGACCCCGACGGGGCAGCAGTTGCGCGACGATCTGATCCCGGTCCGCCGGCAGCTCCAGCGCGCCGTGGACCGCGCGATGGCCATGGGCCGGGGCATCACGGGCGTGCTCCACGTCGGGTACTCGAGCCCGATGGTCGCCGAGATCCTTCTGAGGGCCGCCGACACCTTCCGTACCCGCTACCCGGACTGCGAGATCGAGATCCAGGAGGTCCAGCTCTCCGACCCGTTCGGGCCGCTCAGGAGCGGTCGGCTCGATCTCCAGGTCACCGAACGCCCGGTGCAGGAACCCGATCTCACCCTCGGTCCCGTCGTCCTGCACGAGCCGCGGTCGCTGATGGTCCCGGCCGAGCACCCCTTCGCCCGGCGTACGTCCGTGTCGGTGGAGGACCTCGCCGAGTCGACGCTCCTCGCCGTGTCCGGAGCCGTACCGCCGTACTGGCTCGACCACCACTACCCGCGGCGGACTCCCCAGGGGTCGCCCGTCGAGCACGGCCCGACGTTCACGTACTGGACCGAGGTGATGAACCTCGTCGGCCTGGGACGTGGCGTCTCACCGGCGTGCCGGACCGCGGAGCGCTACCACGCCCGTCCCGACGTGGCGTGGGTCCCCTTCCGGGACGCCCCGCCCGTCGTGTACGGCTTCGTCTGGCCGGCGAGCGGCGAGAGCGCCCGGGTACGCGCCTTCGTCGACACGGTCTGCGAGGTCACTCGATGA
- a CDS encoding RNA-guided endonuclease TnpB family protein, which yields MTSSPVKRAFKYRFHPTDAQASELSRTFGCVRKVYNMALAARTEAWARQERVNYNATSAMLTAWKKTDELAYLNAVSSVPLQQALRHLQSAFVGFFAKRAAYPRFKSRKRSRKSAEYTTSAFRFRDGLLTLAKMAEPLDIVWSRPIPEKATPSTVTVSQDSAGRWFVSLLCDDPSVKPLPASDAGIGIDVGLDHLLTLSTGEKVANPRHERRDRARLARAQRELCRKAKGDGANRRKARRKVAKIHARIADRRRDHLHKLTTRLVRDNQTLVIEDLTVRNMVKNRSLARAISDVAWAEFRGLLEYKAAWYGREVIAVDRFFPSSRLCSHCGALAERMPLSVRIWTCESCGSTHDRDVNAAKNLLAAGLAVSVCGAGVRPQRRIPGGPPARKQKPSQRKP from the coding sequence GTGACCTCGAGCCCTGTGAAGCGGGCATTCAAGTACCGCTTCCATCCGACTGATGCGCAGGCGTCGGAGCTGTCGCGCACGTTCGGGTGCGTGCGGAAGGTTTACAACATGGCGCTCGCGGCTCGTACGGAGGCGTGGGCCCGGCAGGAGCGGGTGAACTACAACGCCACATCGGCGATGCTGACGGCATGGAAGAAGACGGATGAGCTGGCCTATCTGAACGCGGTGTCATCCGTCCCGCTCCAGCAGGCGCTGCGGCATCTGCAGTCCGCTTTCGTCGGTTTCTTCGCGAAGCGGGCCGCGTACCCGCGCTTCAAGAGCCGGAAGAGGTCGCGGAAGTCGGCTGAGTACACCACCTCCGCGTTTCGGTTCCGGGACGGGCTGCTCACACTGGCGAAGATGGCCGAGCCGCTGGACATCGTGTGGTCGCGCCCAATTCCCGAGAAGGCGACGCCGTCCACCGTAACCGTCTCGCAGGACAGTGCGGGGCGATGGTTCGTCTCCTTGCTGTGTGACGACCCGTCCGTCAAGCCGCTCCCCGCGAGTGACGCAGGGATCGGGATCGACGTCGGCCTGGACCACCTCCTGACCCTCTCGACCGGGGAGAAGGTCGCCAACCCCCGGCACGAGCGCCGAGACCGTGCCCGTCTCGCGAGGGCTCAGCGGGAGCTGTGCCGCAAGGCCAAGGGCGACGGCGCCAACCGGCGCAAGGCCCGGCGGAAGGTCGCGAAGATCCACGCCCGGATCGCTGACCGTCGCCGGGATCACCTGCACAAGCTCACCACTCGACTCGTGCGCGACAACCAAACGCTCGTGATCGAGGACCTGACCGTGCGCAACATGGTCAAGAACCGGAGCCTGGCACGCGCCATCAGCGATGTGGCGTGGGCCGAGTTCCGGGGCCTGCTGGAGTACAAGGCTGCTTGGTACGGGCGGGAAGTGATCGCGGTGGACCGCTTCTTCCCCTCCTCCAGGCTGTGTTCCCACTGTGGTGCCCTCGCCGAGAGGATGCCGCTGAGCGTCCGTATCTGGACATGCGAGAGCTGCGGTTCGACCCACGACCGGGACGTGAACGCGGCGAAGAACCTCCTGGCCGCCGGGTTGGCGGTGTCTGTCTGTGGAGCCGGCGTAAGACCTCAACGGAGAATTCCGGGCGGGCCGCCGGCGAGGAAGCAGAAACCCTCACAGCGCAAGCCGTGA
- a CDS encoding GNAT family N-acetyltransferase codes for MKPQPTEHIRPARAVDVPALMALRTEAERWLSTKGTDQWSDPETGSTAIGKWRAAIDDGRSWVVVGGDTGEILATVSRGPADRDFWTADDRPESGFYLYKLIVARAAKGQRLGVRVLDWASRVAALEGREWVRIDTWRTNTDLHAYYERLGFDHVRTEAPSHRRSGWLAQRPATELALPDHLLEPGDRCALAQVSSA; via the coding sequence ATGAAGCCGCAACCGACCGAACACATCCGCCCCGCCCGTGCCGTGGACGTCCCCGCGCTGATGGCTCTTCGGACGGAGGCGGAGCGGTGGCTCAGCACCAAGGGGACGGATCAGTGGAGCGATCCGGAGACGGGGAGCACCGCGATCGGGAAGTGGCGGGCGGCGATCGACGACGGGCGGTCCTGGGTCGTCGTGGGCGGCGACACCGGCGAGATCCTCGCGACGGTGAGCCGCGGGCCCGCCGACCGCGACTTCTGGACCGCCGACGACCGGCCGGAGTCCGGGTTCTACCTGTACAAACTGATCGTCGCCCGGGCCGCGAAGGGGCAGCGGCTCGGCGTCCGGGTCCTGGACTGGGCCTCCCGCGTCGCCGCGCTGGAGGGCCGGGAGTGGGTCCGTATCGATACCTGGCGCACGAACACGGACCTCCACGCCTACTACGAGCGCCTGGGCTTCGACCACGTCCGCACCGAAGCCCCGTCCCACCGGCGCTCGGGCTGGCTGGCCCAGCGCCCCGCCACCGAACTCGCCCTGCCCGACCACCTGCTGGAGCCCGGCGACCGGTGCGCCCTGGCCCAGGTCAGCTCGGCATGA
- a CDS encoding CbtA family protein: protein MHGSTVRNLLVRGMLAGLIAGLFAFTVAYVAGEPSVDASIAVEEAAAAKEAAAHPGHHEAEAELVSRDVQSTAGLATGVLVYGVALGGIASLAFCFLLGRTGRFSPRATAALTAGAAFVTVYLVPFLKYPATPPAVGNPDTIGKRTTLFFLMILLSVLLGVAATIAGRRLAPRLGNWNATLVALAGFVAAVVLACAFLPGNDDAVQAGFPAAVLWEFRMAALAVQVTLWAVFGVAFGYLAQRLLAPEPASDAQQAQVAAA from the coding sequence ATGCACGGATCGACTGTCAGAAACCTGTTGGTCCGCGGCATGCTCGCGGGCCTGATCGCCGGACTGTTCGCCTTCACCGTGGCGTACGTCGCGGGTGAGCCGTCCGTCGACGCCTCGATCGCGGTGGAGGAGGCCGCGGCGGCCAAGGAGGCCGCCGCGCACCCCGGGCACCACGAGGCGGAGGCCGAACTCGTCAGCCGGGATGTCCAGTCCACGGCCGGCCTGGCCACCGGAGTCCTCGTCTACGGGGTGGCGCTGGGCGGCATCGCGTCCCTCGCGTTCTGCTTCCTGCTCGGCCGCACGGGGCGGTTCAGCCCGCGTGCGACGGCGGCGCTCACCGCCGGGGCCGCGTTCGTCACCGTCTACCTGGTGCCGTTCCTCAAGTACCCGGCGACCCCGCCGGCCGTCGGCAACCCGGACACCATCGGGAAGCGCACCACGCTCTTCTTCCTGATGATCCTGCTGAGCGTGCTGCTCGGCGTCGCCGCGACCATCGCGGGCCGCCGCCTCGCACCGCGCCTCGGCAACTGGAACGCGACCCTCGTCGCGCTCGCGGGCTTCGTCGCCGCGGTCGTGCTCGCGTGCGCGTTCCTGCCCGGCAACGACGACGCGGTCCAGGCCGGCTTCCCTGCTGCCGTGCTGTGGGAGTTCCGGATGGCGGCACTGGCCGTCCAGGTCACGCTGTGGGCAGTGTTCGGTGTCGCCTTCGGGTACCTGGCCCAGCGTCTCCTGGCGCCCGAGCCGGCGTCCGACGCGCAGCAGGCCCAGGTGGCCGCGGCCTGA
- a CDS encoding alpha/beta fold hydrolase, with amino-acid sequence MSTVAVHSAVLGEGRPTLPYAEAGGPDGTPVVLVHGYVDSWWTFEPMLRRMPSALHAYAPTQRGHGDAEKPEEGYLPEDFADDLVAFLDSTGIERAVLVGGSSGGVQARIVAGRRPDRVAGLVLLGVPASLADKPGAAELRERLSAAEDPVDRAFVEDFVRGMTEVPIARGFLETIVDENLKAPARVWRETLHGLLETDLLATLTGILVPTLVVWGDRDPILPREDQQRILDTIPLSRLLVHEGAGHVPYWENPDRVLRDIAAFAAEVMPS; translated from the coding sequence ATGTCGACCGTCGCCGTGCACAGCGCCGTCCTGGGCGAGGGACGGCCGACCCTCCCGTACGCCGAGGCCGGCGGCCCGGACGGCACGCCGGTCGTGCTGGTCCACGGCTACGTGGACTCGTGGTGGACGTTCGAGCCCATGCTCCGGCGTATGCCGTCCGCGCTGCACGCGTACGCCCCGACGCAGCGGGGCCACGGCGACGCGGAGAAGCCCGAGGAGGGCTATCTGCCCGAGGACTTCGCCGACGACCTCGTCGCGTTCCTGGACAGCACGGGGATCGAGCGCGCCGTGCTGGTCGGGGGCTCCAGCGGAGGAGTGCAGGCCCGGATCGTCGCGGGCCGCCGCCCGGACCGGGTGGCGGGCCTGGTCCTCCTGGGCGTACCGGCCTCCCTCGCGGACAAGCCCGGGGCGGCCGAGTTGCGGGAGCGGCTGAGCGCGGCGGAAGACCCGGTGGACCGCGCGTTCGTGGAGGACTTCGTCCGCGGCATGACGGAGGTCCCGATCGCCCGCGGCTTCCTGGAGACGATCGTCGACGAGAACCTGAAGGCCCCGGCCCGCGTCTGGCGCGAAACGCTGCACGGCCTCCTGGAGACCGACCTCCTCGCCACCCTCACCGGCATCCTCGTCCCCACGCTGGTCGTCTGGGGCGACCGCGACCCGATCCTGCCCCGCGAGGACCAGCAGAGGATCCTCGACACCATCCCCCTCTCCCGCCTCCTCGTCCACGAGGGCGCCGGCCACGTGCCCTACTGGGAGAACCCGGACCGCGTCCTCCGCGACATCGCCGCCTTCGCGGCCGAGGTCATGCCGAGCTGA
- a CDS encoding GntR family transcriptional regulator, producing the protein MLFRVDPASAVPLGDQIAACVRGALADGTAEPGERLPAARQLADSLGVNVHTVLRGYQRLREEGLIELRRGRGAVIIPGTTTPARANLLERVRELVAEARTLGVADDELLTLLRTELKG; encoded by the coding sequence ATGCTGTTCCGGGTGGATCCCGCCTCCGCCGTCCCGCTCGGCGACCAGATCGCCGCCTGCGTGCGCGGCGCCCTCGCCGACGGCACCGCCGAACCCGGCGAACGCCTGCCGGCGGCACGTCAGTTGGCCGACTCGCTGGGAGTCAACGTGCACACGGTCCTCCGCGGCTACCAACGCCTCCGCGAGGAGGGCCTCATCGAACTCCGCCGAGGCCGAGGCGCCGTCATCATCCCCGGCACGACGACACCAGCCAGAGCGAACCTGCTCGAACGAGTCAGAGAACTGGTGGCAGAAGCAAGAACATTGGGAGTGGCGGACGACGAACTGCTGACGTTGCTCCGGACGGAACTGAAGGGATAG
- a CDS encoding alkene reductase — protein MTTPSVFDPARIGALDLPNRLVMAPMTRNRAADDGVPTSIMATYYAQRASAGLIVAEASTPNAVGQTYPNITAIHNDAHVAGWRQVTEAVGAAGGRMFLQLQHGGRIGHPDNSGGLWPVAPSPVPLPDTIFTPHGHQPAVVPHEMTVDEIRATVADFAAAARRAIDAGFAGVEVHGGNGYLLHQFLASGTNHRTDAYGDSVAGRIRFVREVVEAVADAVGPERVGLRIAPGVTANGMHEDDAEEVYPALVDALADSGLAYLHVVFADPDQSLFQRIRKQWAGTLIANPALPWPGPLPADGGRHEAERLLAAGADLVSLGRAFLANPDLVERLRVGAPLNPLQDKGLMYVGGEAGYTDYPALAKSHA, from the coding sequence ATGACCACCCCCAGCGTCTTCGACCCCGCCCGAATCGGCGCCCTGGACCTGCCCAACCGCCTGGTGATGGCGCCGATGACCCGCAACCGGGCCGCCGACGACGGCGTTCCGACCTCGATCATGGCCACGTACTACGCGCAGCGCGCCTCCGCGGGGCTGATCGTCGCCGAGGCCTCGACGCCCAACGCCGTCGGGCAGACGTACCCGAACATCACCGCGATCCACAACGACGCGCACGTTGCCGGCTGGCGGCAGGTCACCGAGGCGGTCGGCGCCGCGGGCGGCCGCATGTTCCTTCAGCTGCAGCACGGCGGCCGGATCGGTCACCCCGACAACAGCGGCGGCCTGTGGCCCGTCGCGCCCTCGCCGGTCCCGCTCCCCGACACGATCTTCACGCCCCACGGCCACCAACCCGCCGTCGTACCACACGAGATGACCGTCGACGAGATCCGGGCCACCGTGGCCGACTTCGCCGCCGCCGCCCGCCGGGCGATCGACGCCGGTTTCGCCGGGGTGGAGGTGCACGGCGGCAACGGCTACCTGCTCCACCAGTTCCTGGCCTCGGGGACCAACCACCGCACCGACGCCTACGGCGACTCGGTGGCCGGTCGCATCAGGTTCGTACGCGAGGTGGTCGAGGCCGTCGCCGACGCGGTCGGCCCCGAGCGGGTCGGCCTGCGCATCGCCCCCGGCGTCACGGCCAACGGCATGCACGAGGACGACGCGGAGGAGGTGTACCCGGCGCTCGTCGACGCGCTCGCCGACAGCGGACTCGCCTACCTGCACGTGGTGTTCGCCGACCCCGACCAGTCGCTCTTCCAGCGCATCCGCAAGCAGTGGGCGGGCACGCTGATCGCCAACCCGGCGCTGCCGTGGCCCGGTCCGCTGCCGGCCGACGGCGGCCGGCACGAGGCCGAGCGGCTCCTGGCCGCGGGAGCCGATCTGGTCTCCCTCGGCCGGGCGTTCCTGGCCAATCCCGACCTGGTCGAACGGCTGCGCGTGGGCGCGCCGCTCAACCCCCTGCAGGACAAGGGCCTGATGTACGTGGGCGGCGAGGCGGGCTACACCGACTACCCCGCGCTCGCGAAATCGCATGCGTAA
- a CDS encoding DUF1648 domain-containing protein: MNHATRRPATDSTLRLMTALPFVLALAMYGAALAVWWDRLPDPVATHFSAGGGGRADGWTGLTAFAAIGASLLVATGAGWTALVRRRVLWGAWATAGFTGTLLVLLLRDNLDAADATGVVSPLANLALAAGTAGLAALAGWALSRLVPEETHTDAPAPESYDRLPLGPSEVAGWSRDAGSGTLTALGAAFVLAGLVSLFLGPWPLALLLLVVGVPGLALARMRVTVDRRGLTVAPVLTARPRIRVPLDDVAAATVRDVDPVSDFGGWGYRVRAHRTGLVLRSGEALVVRREGGREFAVTVDDAKTAAALLNTLAARGEGV; encoded by the coding sequence ATGAACCACGCAACCCGTCGCCCGGCCACCGACTCGACGCTCCGGCTGATGACCGCGCTGCCCTTCGTACTCGCCCTCGCGATGTACGGAGCGGCCCTCGCCGTCTGGTGGGACCGGCTGCCGGACCCCGTCGCCACGCACTTCTCGGCCGGCGGTGGAGGCCGCGCCGACGGCTGGACCGGCCTCACCGCCTTCGCGGCCATCGGCGCGTCCCTGCTGGTCGCGACCGGTGCCGGCTGGACCGCGCTGGTACGGCGCCGAGTGCTCTGGGGCGCCTGGGCGACCGCCGGGTTCACCGGCACACTGCTCGTCCTCCTGCTGCGGGACAACCTCGACGCGGCCGACGCGACGGGGGTCGTCTCACCGCTCGCGAACCTCGCGCTCGCGGCCGGCACGGCCGGGCTCGCGGCGCTCGCGGGGTGGGCGCTGAGCCGCCTCGTACCGGAGGAGACGCACACTGACGCGCCGGCCCCGGAGTCGTACGACCGGTTGCCGCTGGGCCCGAGCGAGGTGGCAGGCTGGTCCCGCGACGCCGGCTCGGGCACGCTGACGGCGCTCGGCGCGGCCTTCGTGCTCGCCGGGCTGGTCTCCCTCTTCCTCGGACCCTGGCCGCTCGCGCTCCTGCTGCTGGTGGTCGGTGTGCCCGGACTCGCCCTGGCCCGGATGCGGGTGACGGTCGACCGGCGCGGCCTGACCGTCGCGCCGGTGCTGACCGCCCGGCCGCGGATCCGCGTCCCGCTCGACGACGTCGCGGCCGCGACCGTGCGCGACGTCGACCCCGTGTCGGACTTCGGGGGCTGGGGCTACCGCGTCCGCGCCCACCGCACCGGCCTGGTGCTGCGCTCCGGCGAGGCCCTGGTCGTACGGCGGGAGGGCGGCCGGGAGTTCGCCGTCACCGTGGACGACGCGAAGACGGCGGCGGCCCTGCTGAACACGCTCGCCGCGCGCGGGGAAGGGGTCTGA
- a CDS encoding CbtB domain-containing protein, with protein sequence MAEAVAPAVSSATPSVAVPAALPVRAVLPWAVFGGLLMLIALYFVGAEQGATSVFAGADVHEWVHDGRHLLGFPCH encoded by the coding sequence ATGGCCGAGGCCGTCGCCCCCGCCGTCTCTTCCGCCACCCCTTCCGTCGCCGTACCGGCCGCTCTGCCGGTCCGCGCCGTCCTGCCCTGGGCCGTCTTCGGCGGTCTCCTGATGCTGATCGCCCTCTACTTCGTCGGCGCCGAGCAGGGCGCCACCTCGGTCTTCGCGGGCGCCGACGTGCACGAGTGGGTGCACGACGGGCGTCACCTGCTCGGCTTCCCCTGCCACTGA